The sequence TGCCTTTTGGCCCTTTGGCAATCGTGGTTGACAAATTAACCGGTCATCATGTGAGttacattatatttttctgtGTGTGAATCTTTCGGATCATCACACGACACGATTGTATGCTTGGTTATTTGATTCTTCTTCAAGCATTTCAGGGTTGGGTCTTTCTTTTAAGCTTGTTGGGAATCATACCCTTGGCTGAGAGATTAGGATACGCAACAGAGTAAGATTTCTTGCATtctctttgtattttctttatttgCTAACATAATGTTTACCGAGTGGAATCCAACAGCCTTGACTGAACATTTCCAGTAACTTGATGTGTTAGAGAACCAACATTTGTTAACGTATTGTAGCATATTAGGGTTTGTTCCGCGCGCACATGAGCCCGACATCCATACCAACTTTGCAGTTAATGTGCATTGTAGAGTACCTAATACAGATTGGCTTCTTTTGATGCAGGCAGCTGGCTTGCTATACTGGACCAACAGGTAAGCTGTTGCTAACACAACTACCGTTTTTTAGATTCCCCGTCACATTTTACATCTTTAGGTTTTACGAAAAGCTTGAGTATTTGAGTATCGTAAAACTTTTAAGTTTGGTTTTGAGCACAGTAAAATAGTATCGGATATTCAGAATGGACTTTGTGGATTATTGTGATATTAAAATTATCAATTTGTTAATTTTGCAGTTGGAGGTCTTTTAAATGCCACCTTTGGAAACGCAACGGAATTGATAATATCAATTTATGCTCTGAAACGCAGCATGATTCGTGTTGTTCAACAGTCCTTACTAGGCTCAATCCTGTCGAACATGCTGCTCGTGCTTGGATGTGCATTCTTCGCGGGTGGACTTGTGCATTCAAAGACGGAGCAAGTGTTCAACAAGGTATATTTTCATCTGAAAAAGGAGCACTTGTTTAGTTGGTTTTATTTTCGCTCTTCTACCGTCCATCTCATTTGCTTGCAAATAAAGCTCAAAATGTCTATATTCTCAGGGAACTGCTGGAGTGAACTCTGGATTGCTATTGATGGCAGTCATGGGTCTGCTCTTTCCAGCAGTACTGCACTCTACTCGGACAGAGTTGCACTATGGGAAATCTGAGTTATCCCTTTCGAGATTCACTAGCTGCATTATGCTCGTCGCCTATGCTTCATTTCTGTTTTTCCAATTGAGAAGCCAGCATAATTTGTATATTCCAGTTAATCAGGTTGGTACAAGTCTTTGCCAATACGGACCTCAAACCGTGTTACTAATTCTTACGCTTTCACTGTTCAAGTATGATGAATTTGatctggtttggtattgctgtgctttgaaaaaaaactgctgtgagaataagcagatgtgctgtgagaataagcggctgtgaaataaatcagcagagtgtttgataaacttttttgtaaaagtgcttttggaaaaaaaaaacaatttgatagtgggtcttttcattaaaggagcactgtagctccgtgtgctttgaaaaaaaaacagttttccaaagctgcaaatagcagcttcagctttttcctttgatttcagcttattctcacagcagcttccaaaataagccatttttttttagtttaccaaagacctaaaaccctcacagctttttttcatgggtgtttttttttaagcacctcactcccaaaccacctctAAGTGTTGTTTGTGCAATTTCTCCTATATGTGATCTAACGGTGTATATGAATTTGGTTCAATACCAGGCAGAGGATCAGACCGAAGAAAATTCAGATGAGGAAGAGGCTCCTGAGATCACTAAGTGGGAATCCATAATATGGTTATCAATTCTGACTGCGTGGATTTCAGTCCTCTCGGAATATTTAGTTAACGCTATAGAGGTAACATTCTTGTTTAATCATTGTCTTATCCTCCAGTTTTGGATGATGTGAAATTTTTATAGTATTTTTGTGGGGTTTGTAGTGAGGAATCTCTTGTGTtgtttctgtaattttttttctcaggGTGCATCTGTTGCAATGGGCATCCCGGTTGCATTTATTAGTGTTATTCTGCTCCCAATCGTTGGAAATGCAGCAGAGCACGCTGGTGCTGTTATGTTTGCCATGAAAGACAAGCTTGTAAGTGGTTGTCCTGTCGGTTCCATGTTTAAATACAATCACTCATGGCTTATCATCGCTTCCTTGTGGACGTTGGCTTAATGTTTGATGCAGGATATTACTTTGGGAGTGGCAATAGGCTCATCAACGCAGATCTCGATGTTTGGAGTGAGTACCAACTATCATACATATGCATTTTACACTGACATTTTACGATGATTTTATCTCTACAGTACATAAATGTAATGTCATGATGGTTTCCTTTCGATTGCTGCAGATTCCGTTTTGTGTGGTGGTTGGGTGGTGCATGGGGTGCCCTATGGACTTAGATTTCCAACTGTTTGAGACAGCGACGCTTTTCATAACTGTTCTGGTGGTAGCCTTCATGCTGCAGGTTCGTCATTTGAGCAAATCATAAATCTTTCGATTTCTTACTTGATTGCTTTTATAGGAAATACTTCAAGTTCTTTGTGCACAAACGCACTAGATACACATGAATTTCAGGGTTTGTGCCGTGTTTCCTTGTGTCAGCGGGCGCTACAGCGACCATTTTTCCTTTGTGTAATGTGTCTAAATGGACTGAAATTGAACTTGCAGGAGGGAACATCTAATTACTTCAAAGGACTAATGCTCATTCTTTGCTACATTATCGTCGCTGCGAGCTTCTTTGTACATAGAGATCCTAAAGCGATTCGTGAGTTCTCCCCTCCTTGATTTTCTCTCAAGTGGCCCGTGGATAATTGATCCGACTTTTTACAGTTTCGAACGATTGTTTTTTCTGCTTGCATATTCAATTCAACAGAATGCAGCACATTATCTCTCTGTGTTTAGTATGTTTCCTACTTGTGACTTGACGCACATTTTCTCTGCAGAGGATAAGCCCCAGAACCCGCAGCAGTAACTGAATCATCGAAGCGGGTGATCAACTAATGCGCAAAGCCGATGTCATGTACTGAAGAAGCGAGGTTTTTGCCGGCTGGACCCCCGGAATCATGACGATTAAGAGTGACTTGTTTGGTAATGCCGGATAGTTTTCCATGTCGAAATTAGTACACCTGATGCCCGGGAATGTGTTGCTATTTCCCTTAGTTTGCCTCGGAAGCCAGTGGATGTATGTATTTCTGTCCCAATGCCACATTGGAgcggagaagagagagatggataTTATAGGGTAAAAAGTTTAAATTTGGTGCTCAAAAAATAGGAATGGTAATAGTCTAATGTAAAAGATTCAGTAAATTAAGGATGTATGACATTGTAATGCTTTAAAAATAAGGTATGAGTTTATAATTGTACCAAAATTTGAAGGTACAAATTGTACCCTTTGAAAGTTGATGGCATGTCGGTTTTAGGATAATTACATGTTAGAATATGAAGCACATgaaacactatgaaagaatatgaaacacatgatagagatgtataaacacaaaacacatgaaacacacaaaacatgaagcacatacaaaacacatgatagagatgtataaTACACCAAACACATGAGACACACGAAACACATACCAAAACACATAAAACACAAACCTAcacacatgaaacacaaaccttCAATCATCTTCTATATAagcataggtatttatagagttttttggtgaattttgagttaaatattttttttataattattttagctgttagatttaaatttgggccgttagatttttttttagatttggttatatttgattttagtcattggattcaataaatatataaatataaaaaaaattgaacgtgGACTGTTGGATCAATCAACGGCCCATTTAAATGTGGTCGTTGGATCACAAAAACTAGTTGCTAGGCTATTATGGCATCTGACACGCGGGGCATGTTCACGTGGGTGGGGTCCAACTGGTGCTATGCCTGCTGCATTTGGCCCGTCTGAGAGTGAGTTTTGGGCGTTTGGGCTTCACATCAGATTTTTCACTCTCACATGTGGGCTCCACCATTAATTTTGGGTTAGTATTTGGGGTTTTTTTAGGTTCTAACACTTAACCCAATTTTAGAacaagggtttttttttggggggggggggaatagaAGGGAAAATTTAAGACTTACTCCAAGGGTTAGAGTTGGTCTAAAGGGTGAAGGAGTGGACTCAACTCACTCAAGTCCAAACCATCCGAACCAAATCTTTCAAAATTAGCTATGTTTGATTTTCCTAGGGATATTTGTTAAAATCAAACCGAACTGAAATTGTTACATTGCAATCGATTCAGTTGAGATTTTGAGACAAAACAATCAAGACGGTGCAACTGCaactcaaactttaaaaattcaagAAGTTGTAAAATCGACCAATTGGAAAAGCCAATGATTTTGGTAAGGAGACTAATTTTCAGACATCATTTTTAGTCTTTCACGTAGTCCTCTTTACTTGTGATTATCATATTTAACTAGTCTATCCACACACGTTATACgtgtgtaattaaatttgtcTATGTttgttataaaaatatttatatcacttctttaaaaaaaaaaagtgcggAGACAtaagttaaataaataaataaataaaggctTGTTTTATTAACACCTCATATTTTGTTGACTACACTCCACATGCTTAATACACCCTACATCTactttttaactaaaaatttatcttaatacaccccacttatTTTCCAATACCACCCTTACACCCCACACCCCTCTACTTAAACCTCACACCCTACTTAGACCCTACAATCAAACTCTTCCTTAATTAAATTATTCAAATAGTTTTTGATGCTTTGTTTTTCTGCGAAGAACTTGCTAGAGTTTTGGGGGAGAAGATAGTCATAGATTTCTCAAATATGTGGATCACATTATGAGAAGAAGTATATGCCCATGTTGTCTTTCTTGCTTATTTTATGTTTGAATATTTCTGGGCAACTATAGcatcaaagaagaaattttAATGTTACGATTCATGCCTAGTATCTAAAGCTCCACCCAAAAGTTCCCTTTGCATATCAATTCGcgattttaaatgattttcaTGCAAAGGAAAATGTATGTCAGGAGATGTATTTATgaagaaatatataagcacatgcattttttttttaaattctaataaTACAAAAGTTTGAGATGACATTTTAGTTTCAAACTTACGGATGATATAGATGTTGGAATCAATCGAAGTTACAAATGATACAAATGTTGTAGTCAATACCCAAGTGACAGAGCTATGGACGACCTCGAAGCCTCCAAAACATTGATTTCatgtttcattcgtcaaaatTAACCTCTTTTTTTCATTAACTATGTTGTGCTTttagttagggttttgttttataATGGAGGTGAGAGTATATTCAAGAGCTTAAAAGAAAACAATCTTAGAATACATATTGACAAATAGTTGGGGTGTATTCagaaaataatttttgttttttaatacaTATATGGCCTAAATAGTAATTGCATATTAGGGTATATAAGTTAtttagtaataaaatattatgtgaGGTTTATTCAACACTTAGTtgggtgctaataaaaaaaacctaaataaaaacctcctccatttttcattttatcttatattttttaaatagatCTGTTATGTTTACCTGGCTATGAGGTTTGTGTAAAAAACTGAAAGTTTGAGTGGTGTGTAATTACTAAATTATcatatcttttatttttatttacctttaatgagaaaattaaaataataattttattaataggtagcttaaataaatcaaacgaaaacaATTCATTAAATTGAACAGGGGTCGTGCATGAGTTCAATTCAACCGGATATATGGTTATCTTTCCATTTTGTAATATATAAGGGTGAAAACGACATTTTATATTTAGCCTTATTTACCAATTGGCCCCGTATCTTACACATCCGTTTTCAGTTGAGCACAGGACACCCATTCTTGGTAACGACGTGGCCAATCATCATCACACActatttcgacaaaaaaaaaataaaaaaatatatcatcaTCGCCCACTTTACCGCGGCCCGGGGAATTCTACCCTATCAAAAAATCCCAattccaaaaccctaattataaAACTGTAAACTTGGAGAGgctgagaagaagaagaagagagtggCAGAGTTGATTTTCTACTATCTTCTCCAATCTTTCACtgctccaatttgattgaaGAATTTCAGAAGGCATTGGACTTCGATCGATTCACACTCCAAAAAGCGTCGCCGGAATCACTGTAAAGTTACTATGGTAAGTGTTTCCGATCAATTCAATCTCACAAACCGtagaaaatttatttattttcgatAAAATCGTGTACTAGTTCATGGATTACTGTGCTTTGTCATGGATTCGGATTTTCGGTTTTTGGATGATTAGGCGGGTCGAGGTGGAGGTAGGGACCGGTTTCCGGAGAGTCGCGGTGGGCACGGGCTGCGGCGGTTGGACTCCAAAGGTGGGAAAGCTCCGCCTTCCAGGAACCTATGGGTTGGTAACCTTTCTCATAGTACCGTGGAGGAAGATCTCGTTAATCCCTTTCTGCAGTTTGGAGAGCTAGAAAGCGTAGCCTTCCATCCCGGCCGGAGTTATGCCTTTCTTAAGTTCAAGAGGGAAGATGATGCAATCGCTGCCATGGATTCCCTCCAGGATCTTCCTGTTGCAGGCAACCCACTGAGGATCGAGTTTACCAAGGCGGTTAGTTACTTTTTATTCAAGATGCtatttttctatctttgttgTAAATATATGCGATGTTGTAAGTGTGCACTGAGTATGTTTGTGTATAATATAAGTTGGTTATCTGAATCGAAGGCCATGGTAGTTGTCTTGTTCCGTTATCTTTGATTTTGAGCAAGAATGTATTCCACAGTTTACCAAATTATGATGTCTAATCAGCTAATCAAAATGCTCCATGAAAAATGCATAATGATTGTAACAATGCCACAATCCACAAAAATTATTAAATCCGTAAGTATAAGATACTCCTTTCCAGCATAATCATAAAGCTGACATGCAATGCTAATgtgtacaacaacaaaaatataagTCCCTTTATTTTAATAGGGAGCACATGTAAGGCTAAATCGAGGCACATGTCCTCTGCTCATTCCACGGTTTTCGTCGTGACCATTCCTAGCATTCCACATTTGAACTTTCAAGATTAATTCTTTGAAGGTGAAACACATGCAAGGGGATGCAAACCAAAAGCTCTTTTCTTTCCAAATGTTTAATGACAAAACTTGTGACGTAACATAATAATTATGGGTTGCATACCTTATCTATGAAGGATGAACAGCCCTGGACTTTTTCCTTGTATCTTTCCATAAGAGTAGCTGGAAGCCATCTACAAGTTGGGCTAGTTGAGGTTTAATTTAACCGCAAAATATGTTGAATGCAGTGACATTTATGCCATGGCTAGCGTCTCTTAAACCTCCCATAAGTAATTTATCACTACTTAATAAAGAAGGGCACCGCACACCATTTTGTCCCTTTTATCAATTCTTACTGTCATTCTTATTGTCTATCTGGAGTCATAATGCACATTTCATTAACTATGCTGGTGTTTATAGTTGGGTGGGTTTGAGTGCTGAACCAGCAATTTTCAATGTAGTTGTGATTGTTAGTCCATTGCCTCATGTGAAATTAACAGGTTTCAGGGTATGCTCTTACACCAAATTCACTGTGGGGTGG is a genomic window of Malus domestica chromosome 09, GDT2T_hap1 containing:
- the LOC103421712 gene encoding vacuolar cation/proton exchanger 3-like, whose protein sequence is MDSDNRYNNDDNKSRNNDASTININSHVEMGSTQSKSVFEFEDQSLVGPEKHSLDEAPLRALYSGGANDCCPHVLKNSVADSIRIVVFSAKINLLMPFGPLAIVVDKLTGHHGWVFLLSLLGIIPLAERLGYATEQLACYTGPTVGGLLNATFGNATELIISIYALKRSMIRVVQQSLLGSILSNMLLVLGCAFFAGGLVHSKTEQVFNKGTAGVNSGLLLMAVMGLLFPAVLHSTRTELHYGKSELSLSRFTSCIMLVAYASFLFFQLRSQHNLYIPVNQAEDQTEENSDEEEAPEITKWESIIWLSILTAWISVLSEYLVNAIEGASVAMGIPVAFISVILLPIVGNAAEHAGAVMFAMKDKLDITLGVAIGSSTQISMFGIPFCVVVGWCMGCPMDLDFQLFETATLFITVLVVAFMLQEGTSNYFKGLMLILCYIIVAASFFVHRDPKAIQDKPQNPQQ